A section of the Mesobacillus jeotgali genome encodes:
- the trmFO gene encoding FADH(2)-oxidizing methylenetetrahydrofolate--tRNA-(uracil(54)-C(5))-methyltransferase TrmFO yields the protein MTEATVNVIGAGLAGSEAAWQLAERGIKVNLYEMRPVKQTPAHHTDKFAELVCSNSLRANTLTNAVGVLKEEMRMLNSVIIGAADACAVPAGGALAVDRHEFAAHVTNSVKEHPNVTVINEEITEIPAGPTVIATGPLTSPALSEQLKQLTGEEYLYFYDAAAPIIEKDSIDMEKVYLKSRYDKGEAAYLNCPMTEEEFDRFYEALIAAETVPLKEFEKEIFFEGCMPIEVMAQRGRKTMLFGPLKPVGLEDPRTGKRPYAVIQLRQDDAAGTLYNIVGFQTHLKWGPQKEVLSLIPGLENAEIVRYGVMHRNTFINSPKVLRATYQFRNREDLFFAGQMTGVEGYVESAASGLIAGINAARLVKGEEPVEFPHETAMGSMARYITTTNAKNFQPMNANFGLFPDLPEKIRAKQERNEKHASRALETIQKFVKNL from the coding sequence ATGACTGAAGCAACAGTAAATGTCATTGGTGCCGGTCTGGCAGGAAGTGAGGCTGCCTGGCAGCTTGCAGAGAGAGGCATTAAAGTTAATCTATATGAAATGAGACCAGTAAAGCAGACACCTGCCCATCATACAGATAAATTTGCCGAATTGGTATGCAGTAACTCATTGCGTGCTAATACATTAACAAATGCAGTAGGTGTTTTAAAAGAAGAGATGAGGATGCTGAACTCTGTCATCATTGGGGCGGCGGACGCATGTGCTGTTCCAGCTGGCGGTGCTTTGGCAGTTGACCGTCACGAATTTGCTGCCCACGTTACGAATTCGGTGAAAGAGCATCCTAATGTAACGGTTATTAATGAAGAAATCACAGAAATTCCGGCAGGGCCTACAGTCATTGCCACAGGCCCATTGACTAGCCCAGCATTGTCTGAACAATTGAAACAGCTCACTGGAGAAGAATATCTTTATTTTTATGATGCTGCAGCGCCGATTATTGAGAAGGATAGCATCGATATGGAGAAAGTTTACCTGAAATCCAGATATGACAAAGGGGAAGCTGCCTACCTAAACTGTCCTATGACAGAAGAAGAATTCGACAGATTTTACGAGGCATTGATCGCGGCTGAAACAGTCCCTCTGAAGGAATTTGAAAAAGAGATCTTTTTTGAAGGGTGCATGCCAATTGAGGTAATGGCACAACGAGGCAGAAAAACAATGTTGTTTGGTCCCTTGAAGCCAGTAGGTCTAGAGGATCCAAGAACAGGGAAAAGGCCATATGCAGTTATCCAGCTGCGGCAGGATGACGCTGCGGGCACACTTTACAATATAGTTGGCTTCCAGACGCATTTGAAATGGGGTCCTCAAAAAGAAGTGCTTAGCTTGATACCTGGACTGGAGAATGCGGAAATCGTCCGTTATGGCGTCATGCACCGCAATACGTTCATCAACTCTCCAAAGGTTCTGAGAGCGACATATCAATTTAGGAATAGAGAGGATTTATTCTTTGCAGGACAAATGACAGGAGTCGAAGGTTATGTAGAATCAGCTGCCAGCGGCTTGATTGCGGGAATTAATGCAGCACGCCTTGTAAAAGGAGAAGAACCAGTTGAATTCCCTCATGAAACAGCGATGGGCAGTATGGCCAGATATATTACAACAACCAATGCGAAAAACTTCCAGCCGATGAACGCAAACTTTGGACTTTTCCCTGATCTCCCTGAGAAAATTAGGGCTAAGCAAGAACGTAACGAAAAGCATGCTTCCAGAGCATTGGAAACAATTCAGAAATTTGTGAAAAATTTGTAA